In Candidatus Omnitrophota bacterium, a single genomic region encodes these proteins:
- the murF gene encoding UDP-N-acetylmuramoyl-tripeptide--D-alanyl-D-alanine ligase, whose amino-acid sequence MFKVSEIIKATNGLLIQGNPEDKLGAISTDSRRLASAETFLALKGSNFDGHNFITEVLKSKAICLIVEKKPACLIPKGIVVIKVKDTTLALADIASFQRKKINPTVIAVTGSNGKTTTKEMIAHVLSANSQVLKNEGTKNNAIGLPQTLIKLKDQDNFAVVEIGTNHFGEVDYLAKIAQPNIGLITNIASSHLEFLKDLNGVLKEKSTLLDNLKKPAIAVVCADDKLLKRIIVQKNKGNHIFSYGIDERSDFCAGAIRLKDTRVEFKVNRKYDFVLSTLGYCNIYNALGAVAVGRLLGFSYSEIAKSLSNFKFPKGRLNLVECRGFKFIDDTYNSNPFSFKAAIEALGAVSCKGKKILIMGDMLELGRQKELLHRQMAWSITNTCDVLVTVGVLAKITADAAAEKGFDKKNIFCCDNSEEARDLLFKKILPSKNDLILIKGSRSMKMEEVLEI is encoded by the coding sequence GTGTTTAAAGTCAGTGAAATAATTAAAGCCACAAATGGCTTGCTTATTCAGGGAAATCCAGAGGATAAGCTAGGAGCCATATCTACCGATTCAAGGAGATTAGCGTCAGCTGAGACGTTTTTGGCCTTGAAAGGCAGCAATTTTGATGGCCATAATTTTATTACTGAGGTTTTAAAATCAAAAGCTATTTGTTTAATTGTAGAAAAAAAACCTGCTTGTTTGATTCCTAAAGGGATAGTGGTTATTAAAGTGAAAGATACAACCTTAGCCTTAGCTGATATAGCGAGTTTTCAGAGAAAAAAAATTAATCCGACGGTTATTGCCGTTACCGGTTCTAATGGGAAGACTACAACCAAGGAGATGATTGCTCATGTTTTATCAGCTAACTCTCAGGTTTTAAAAAATGAAGGCACTAAGAACAATGCCATTGGCTTGCCACAAACGCTAATAAAGCTTAAAGATCAAGATAATTTTGCGGTTGTTGAGATAGGTACAAATCATTTTGGTGAGGTTGACTATCTGGCAAAAATAGCTCAGCCTAATATTGGTTTGATTACTAATATCGCTTCAAGCCATCTGGAGTTTTTAAAAGATCTAAACGGAGTTTTAAAAGAAAAATCAACCTTGTTGGATAATTTAAAAAAACCCGCAATTGCTGTAGTTTGTGCCGACGATAAATTACTCAAGCGTATTATTGTTCAAAAAAATAAAGGTAATCATATTTTTAGTTATGGTATTGATGAGAGGAGTGATTTTTGCGCAGGAGCAATCCGCCTCAAAGACACAAGAGTAGAATTTAAGGTTAATCGTAAATATGATTTTGTATTATCTACATTAGGATATTGTAATATTTATAATGCTTTAGGAGCAGTTGCAGTTGGTAGGCTTTTAGGGTTTAGCTATTCGGAAATCGCTAAAAGTTTATCGAATTTTAAATTTCCCAAAGGCAGGCTTAATCTTGTTGAATGCCGGGGATTTAAGTTTATTGATGATACATATAATTCCAATCCCTTTTCGTTTAAGGCAGCCATTGAGGCTTTAGGCGCGGTAAGTTGCAAAGGAAAAAAGATTCTGATTATGGGGGATATGTTAGAGTTAGGTAGGCAAAAAGAGTTATTGCATAGGCAAATGGCTTGGAGTATAACTAATACTTGTGATGTGTTGGTGACAGTAGGGGTTTTAGCCAAGATCACAGCCGATGCGGCCGCAGAGAAGGGATTTGATAAAAAAAATATATTCTGTTGTGACAATTCAGAAGAGGCTAGGGATTTATTATTTAAAAAAATATTACCGAGCAAAAATGATTTGATTTTAATAAAAGGTTCTCGTTCGATGAAAATGGAAGAGGTCTTAGAGATTTAA
- the mraY gene encoding phospho-N-acetylmuramoyl-pentapeptide-transferase: MLYHLLYPLRDFIFAFNLFRYITFRASMAALTAFALSLIFGPFLIKKLKSLKVGEKINKADSLKLDDLHKHKQSTPTMGGILILATVIISTFLWADISNHCIWIVLFSTVWLGLTGFMDDYLKQVKKKAGGLSASIKLTSQIVLGLILGIILIMDIHHNARLDIPFLKGINLDLDGLYVLFVILVIAGSSNAVNLTDGLDGLAIGIVVMVAIAFSILCYVSGNINLSNYLLIPYIKGGGELTIFCASIVGAGLGFLWFNCYPATIFMGDVGSLALGGAIGTVALLIKKEMLLIIVGGIFVVEVLSVILQVGTYKLTKKRIFKIAPLHHHFQFLNWPENKVIVRFWIIAGLLALFTLVTLKIR, encoded by the coding sequence ATGCTTTACCACCTGCTTTATCCGCTCAGAGATTTTATTTTTGCCTTTAATTTATTCCGCTATATTACTTTTCGTGCCAGTATGGCTGCTTTAACTGCTTTTGCGCTTAGCCTGATTTTTGGCCCTTTTCTGATTAAAAAATTAAAATCCTTAAAAGTCGGAGAAAAGATAAATAAGGCTGATAGTTTAAAGTTAGATGATTTGCATAAACACAAGCAAAGCACGCCGACCATGGGGGGAATTCTTATACTTGCAACGGTCATAATTTCAACCTTTCTTTGGGCTGATATTTCTAATCATTGTATTTGGATTGTTTTGTTTAGTACCGTATGGCTTGGTTTAACCGGTTTTATGGATGATTACTTAAAACAGGTTAAGAAAAAGGCTGGAGGTTTATCTGCTAGTATAAAACTTACCAGCCAAATTGTTTTAGGCCTGATATTGGGAATAATTCTTATTATGGATATCCATCACAACGCTAGGCTTGATATCCCTTTTTTAAAAGGGATTAATTTAGATTTGGATGGATTGTATGTTTTGTTTGTGATATTGGTGATTGCCGGCTCATCTAATGCAGTAAATCTTACCGATGGCCTGGATGGGTTGGCTATTGGCATTGTGGTGATGGTGGCAATTGCATTTTCCATACTCTGCTATGTTTCCGGAAACATTAACTTAAGTAACTATCTTTTGATTCCTTATATTAAGGGAGGCGGAGAGTTGACTATTTTTTGCGCCAGTATTGTGGGAGCAGGTTTAGGCTTTTTGTGGTTTAACTGTTATCCTGCCACAATTTTTATGGGAGATGTTGGATCTTTAGCTTTAGGCGGGGCTATCGGAACGGTGGCATTACTGATTAAGAAAGAGATGCTGCTTATTATTGTGGGAGGTATATTTGTGGTGGAGGTGCTTTCAGTCATATTGCAAGTGGGAACTTATAAATTGACCAAAAAACGTATTTTTAAGATTGCTCCACTGCATCATCATTTTCAATTTTTAAATTGGCCTGAGAATAAAGTGATTGTCAGATTCTGGATTATTGCCGGTTTGCTTGCTCTTTTTACCCTAGTCACTTTAAAGATTAGATAA
- the murD gene encoding UDP-N-acetylmuramoyl-L-alanine--D-glutamate ligase, which translates to MRNSNYFKNKKITIVGLARSGLACANLLYRAGAFVAVTDIKDNVQTQEASSKFCSKDILVELGKHSRDFIRDAELVVVSPGVPALALPIKWAVEFNKPLMSEIEIASILCPATIIAVTGSNGKTTVATLIGKILEASGRRVFVCGNIGNPFCSEVENMREEDFVVLEVSSFQLETIKDFKPKIAVILNLTPNHLDHYNNMQEYLDAKKRIIMNQDKDDFLVLNSQDILLKSVAEHAKSQVIFFSGQDGLNPNQSAVLTVGKILGINKDLVFGVFNKFKGIEHRMEEVRNINGIKFINDSKATTADSAIWAIKNIFTPIILIAGGRHKGIDYRVIIEPAKDKVKQAILIGEAKEIIALDLGREFPIEYATTLEDAVYKAYALAKPGYSVLFSPMCSSFDMFKDYEDRGRIFKKIVLDLNEDKLT; encoded by the coding sequence ATGCGTAATAGTAATTATTTTAAAAATAAAAAAATAACCATTGTAGGCCTTGCTCGTTCAGGCCTTGCTTGTGCTAATTTATTATATAGAGCAGGGGCTTTTGTAGCTGTTACGGATATTAAGGATAACGTTCAGACTCAAGAGGCAAGTAGTAAATTTTGTTCAAAAGATATTTTAGTTGAGCTAGGCAAACACAGTCGGGATTTTATTAGGGATGCAGAGTTGGTTGTTGTTTCTCCGGGTGTGCCGGCTTTAGCCCTCCCGATTAAATGGGCCGTTGAATTCAATAAGCCGTTGATGAGCGAGATTGAGATAGCAAGTATCTTGTGCCCGGCAACTATTATTGCCGTGACTGGTTCCAATGGGAAAACAACAGTTGCTACTTTGATTGGGAAAATATTGGAGGCATCTGGAAGAAGAGTTTTTGTATGCGGGAATATCGGGAATCCTTTTTGTTCAGAAGTGGAGAATATGAGGGAAGAGGATTTTGTTGTCCTTGAAGTCAGCTCCTTTCAGCTTGAGACAATTAAAGATTTTAAACCAAAAATCGCTGTTATTCTTAATTTAACCCCGAATCACCTAGACCATTATAATAATATGCAAGAGTATTTGGATGCCAAAAAGCGTATTATTATGAATCAGGATAAAGATGATTTTCTAGTTTTAAATAGCCAGGATATTTTGCTTAAAAGTGTCGCAGAACATGCAAAATCGCAGGTTATCTTTTTCTCTGGCCAGGATGGGTTGAATCCGAATCAGAGTGCCGTCCTGACCGTAGGCAAAATTTTAGGTATTAATAAGGATCTCGTATTTGGAGTTTTTAATAAATTCAAAGGTATTGAGCATCGTATGGAAGAAGTACGCAATATCAACGGAATAAAATTCATTAATGACTCTAAGGCAACTACGGCGGATTCGGCGATCTGGGCAATCAAAAATATTTTTACCCCTATAATTCTTATTGCAGGCGGTAGGCATAAAGGGATTGATTATCGAGTTATTATTGAGCCGGCTAAAGATAAAGTAAAACAGGCAATTCTTATTGGTGAGGCCAAAGAAATAATAGCGCTTGATCTTGGAAGAGAGTTTCCGATTGAGTATGCTACTACATTAGAAGATGCTGTGTACAAAGCTTATGCTTTGGCTAAACCCGGATATTCTGTATTATTTTCGCCTATGTGTTCAAGTTTTGATATGTTCAAAGATTATGAAGACAGGGGTAGAATTTTTAAAAAAATCGTTTTAGATTTAAATGAGGATAAACTTACTTAA